CTTGATTTGGTATCGTGTTGTTGAACTGCTGACTGTGCGAATAATGCCAGTTGTGGCACTTCTTTTCATTCAGCTCCGATTCTTGCCATATCACGATACAACTATTACATCATTGCACCGAATCTGTGTACTTGTTGACTTCGCAATAGTGCTCATCTTTTATCGTATGGTCAACCGCACCAGGATATCGCGATATTTGAAGGTGCTCCAGGCCAGCGCAACTTTGTACGTTAGTGTATTCCTTTTCGTAGTACCTGGTGATCTACTTGATAGCCTGCCGTTTAGTGCAGCATGGTTGGAGTCCAACGTTTGGCCTGGAGTTCCTCTGCAAACCCACCCTATTCATCGTAATCTCCTATTGATGGATCAGAATATTGGTAAGGACGATGTCATTCGGAACATCAGTACGATGCCCCCGGAGGAGCGAATGGGGCCTTTGGATCCATTCAAAATTCCTTCCACGTCATTCAGCGGTCGCGATCTAAGGGGCGCACGCTTCATAAGCTGCACCTTTGTACGTCCACAGTTCTTCAGTGCCGACCTTGCAGGCGCTAGATTCCTAATGTGCGATTTGCTAGGCGGTAGTTTTGAGATGGCACGCTTGGCTGATGCGCATCTGGTCGGTTGCTCACTGCGCTCGACAAACTTCCGTGGGGCCGATTTCGAGGGTGCCGTGGTTGAAAAGTCGGATTGCAGTAGCGCGGTTTTCACATACGCAGATCTTTCGTCCGCGAGTCTTAGAGATGTGTTACTGCGTAAGGCACGATTGGGACTAGCAAAATTTGAATCACGGGGACATATTCTGATACTGAGGGACACTGAATGGTCTAGCGCTGACTTTTTTCTGCGAGGGGGCACCAAGGACTTGGATGCGATTCAATGGTTAGTAAAACATTATCCTGCAGATGGGTGACCTTGATTGGCGTAAGAATATTGACGTTCCCATTGGTGAAGACCCATTGATAGGAGTACTGCCTGCAGGAAAGTTCGGTCTGTGCGAGGCCGAGTGATCGAGTCTCGCGGTGTCGCCACCGGGGTCTGGTTAGTTCAGGCCACGGCCGAGGGAAATGCAGACCTGAGCGGACAGGGCGCCGGCGACCATATCGCAGGCTGGTTCTGGTGGACGGAATGGCTCACAGAGTGCTGGGTGAATCCACACGGACAGTACGCCCCCGACCACTCTTCTGGCACGCGCTGACGCTCCTCGGTTGTGCCCTGAGTTCGCTCGGTGTCTCGTACGCCGTGCACCGGACCTACGAGGGGAGTGGTGTGTTCCCGACCTCAACCTCGATCGTGACGCTCTTCACGGTGTTTGAGCCCCGTTCCGTGCATGATGCGTCTGGGATGGTCTCGGACGCACCTACGTGTGACTCGTGGCCCTCATCTGCAACATACTGCTGCTCTTTGCCGCATCTCAGCTGATGGTCGATGTTGGATCCCCGGCTTGATTTCGCCAGACTGCGAGCCAGTATTCAGTTGTCTACCGTATTTTATCTTCAAGGAGCCTGAAACGCCTGGCTGACAGCGCGTGATGAGGCACAGCAATGGACAAGTTGGACGCGACCTTCTGAAAGCAGCCCCACACTATGTGGGGCTGGTGAAAGGCTCAAGTACATCGAAAACATAGGCCAAGGGGATCGTCTAGTGAGGCGGATCCAAAGGGCCTTTCGGCAAGGGATCGAATCATCCTGTCCACCGTCCGATTGCACCGAGAGAAGGTCGGAAGCTTCCCCGGAGCGCGTCGAGACACCGCTAGATCAGTCTTTGGATCCCATTGATACCTCCAGAGTCGAGCGGCGCGGAATGGCTCGTTCCTTAGATCGTCGCCCAAGTGCGCACGAATGCCACCAGAAAAGACAATTACTCGCGGCGCCCCCCATCGCAAAGGAACCACCGCTGCTCGTTGGTGAGCTTCGTTGTGCACACCGCAAACAAGGATTTCCGCGTTAAGGATTCGGCGCTCAGCCTCTCTCTCGATGTCGTCGAGCACTGCTCTGCTCCAAGGGCCGGGCCCGAAGGCTGCTTCCACACAGGAGAGCTTGCCGTGCAAGAGCCGGACGTTGCCATACAGCCACAAGCCGCCGGCATCGTAGAAGCTTGGCTCGTCTTCGTATCGAGTGCACCTACGTGCAGGAATGTCAGAAGTTGCGCCAGATGATGGCGCTTTGTTTAGGTTGGTAAGGGGCATGATCGAGACCTCTCGACCCGCCGCGGCACAAGGGGCCGGGCGTGTCCTCACCATGGAAAGTCACCTCTTGTATCGGTGAAAGAAATGATCCATCGATGCAACTCTGCGTCCGTTCCTTGCACAGATGACCCATTTCTTGTGACCGGCATCGATTGGAGTGACAGTGGCCTCAGCCCAGGGCCATCGGGCTCTGGGCAACTGAGGTTTATCCCATGCACATTCAAAAAAAACGGGGCCTCGCGCGACTGTGTGAGGTCTCTTCGTGAACGAGAAAGTCTACGAACAGGTCACGGCCCAGATCACAAACGCACTCCTCCGAGGAGTCGTCCCATGGCGCAAACCGTGGGCCGGCGGTGATGCAATGCCGACAAACGCAAGAAGCAAGAAGCAGTACCGAGGGGTGAACGTGTTCCTACTTGCGCTCAGTCCCTTCACCGATCACCGATGGGTCACCTTCCAGCAAGCACAGGAGTTGGGAGGCAACGTCAAACGGGGCGAGCGGTCTTGCCCGGTCGTCTTTTGGAAACCCTGGCACGTCGAAGGCGTCGACCAGGAAGCCGGTGAGGTCGTGAAATGGAACGTTCCACTTCTCAAGCAGTACCACGTCTTCAACGTGGAGCAGTGCGAGAAACTAGACATCCCTCCGCTGATGCGCCACGGCAGGTTAAATAAACGGATCGAGCGGGCTGAGCAACTGTTCCGAAGCGTCCCTGATCCTCCCCGGTTCCAAGAACAAGGGACGTCGGCCTGGTATCGACCGACCGAGGATCTCGTCCAAGTGCCACCGATCGCGTCGTTCGAATCGGCAGACTCCTACTACGCCACAGTCTTCCATGAGCTAGGACATGCCACGGGTCACGAGCGGAGACTGAACCGAGCCTCAGTCACTGGCGAGATTCAGTTCGGATCTGCCTGCTACAGCCGCGAAGAACTCACAGCGGAGCTCTGCTCAGCGTTCCTTTGCGCGGCCATCGGACTCGACAATTCACTCATTGAAAACTCGGCGAGCTACGTCCAGTCTTGGCTCTCAGCCCTTCGAAGCGACAAGCGAGCCATTGTGTTCGCTGCCGCACGGGCACAGAAAGCCGCCGACTATCTCTTGGGAGTCACCTTTGACGACCAACCCATCTAGGCGCGTCCAGCGCCTCCCAGCCCCACAGCACATGCTTGGGGCCTTTTTTATTTGTGTCGGACTCGCCGAAACAAGAGAAGTCCACGACCGTTTGGAAGCGCGGATTTCAACTTGACCGTGGGGCGCTTTACTTCTTGCGCAGATATACGTGCGTCTGCAGTGGATCGGCCTCATAGTCGGTGATGACACCGAAGCGTTGGCCGTTCCTGGCAACATGTCCAGAGT
The Armatimonadota bacterium DNA segment above includes these coding regions:
- a CDS encoding pentapeptide repeat-containing protein, translated to MNILDPKEAVDAVNECSKHVSVYFTAFLAFTAYMVLTIASTTDYMLLVGRDLNLPIVNISLPLKWFYAVMPPIFLGLHLNLLLHVGCLRDQIDVFESMGEPAERTLRRKLLWPFALTYAFFPETLIWYRVVELLTVRIMPVVALLFIQLRFLPYHDTTITSLHRICVLVDFAIVLIFYRMVNRTRISRYLKVLQASATLYVSVFLFVVPGDLLDSLPFSAAWLESNVWPGVPLQTHPIHRNLLLMDQNIGKDDVIRNISTMPPEERMGPLDPFKIPSTSFSGRDLRGARFISCTFVRPQFFSADLAGARFLMCDLLGGSFEMARLADAHLVGCSLRSTNFRGADFEGAVVEKSDCSSAVFTYADLSSASLRDVLLRKARLGLAKFESRGHILILRDTEWSSADFFLRGGTKDLDAIQWLVKHYPADG
- a CDS encoding DUF1738 domain-containing protein, translating into MNEKVYEQVTAQITNALLRGVVPWRKPWAGGDAMPTNARSKKQYRGVNVFLLALSPFTDHRWVTFQQAQELGGNVKRGERSCPVVFWKPWHVEGVDQEAGEVVKWNVPLLKQYHVFNVEQCEKLDIPPLMRHGRLNKRIERAEQLFRSVPDPPRFQEQGTSAWYRPTEDLVQVPPIASFESADSYYATVFHELGHATGHERRLNRASVTGEIQFGSACYSREELTAELCSAFLCAAIGLDNSLIENSASYVQSWLSALRSDKRAIVFAAARAQKAADYLLGVTFDDQPI